One Ricinus communis isolate WT05 ecotype wild-type chromosome 2, ASM1957865v1, whole genome shotgun sequence DNA segment encodes these proteins:
- the LOC8283253 gene encoding uncharacterized protein LOC8283253 codes for MAHRTTNRRILAASQDSPPNPSAMDPTLKKSTKKPTSAYPPTKNPDHLVPSKPFYMSNPLSKLNPVRRIAQKPTRNYLVDHVDTHLQAKAMTVSADFDSSSRLSIIKQKHQQQLERFESRIEKESIKEATASKDKVKRLLSNKELGVVNKKKVQENEKKKKDNRSKEVKDLIEGLDIKRMTVSLDGGVGGGRRRSLCGSQVELADFLANNGAKIVSVDMPPFMQIHAVDCARKTHDSLEKFTSKTLALTLKKEFDGIYGPAWHCIVGTSFGSFVTHSVGGFLYFSMDQKLYVLLFKTTVQRAD; via the exons atGGCACACAGGACCACCAACAGGCGCATATTAGCAGCATCCCAAGACTCACCTCCTAATCCATCTGCCATGGATCCCACTCTCAAAAAGAGCACCAAGAAACCTACCTCTGCCTACCCACCTACCAAAAACCCAGATCACCTAGTTCCTTCTAAACCCTTTTACATGTCCAACCCTTTATCTAAACTGAACCCAGTCCGTAGAATCGCTCAAAAACCCACCAGGAATTATTTAGTTGACCATGTTGATACCCACTTGCAGGCTAAAGCCATGACTGTTTCAGCTGATTTTGATAGCTCTTCTAGGCTTTCAATCATCAAACAGAAGCATCAGCAACAGCTGGAAAGATTTGAATCAAGGATTGAAAAGGAGAGCATAAAGGAAGCTACAGCATCTAAAGACAAGGTCAAAAGATTGTTATCTAATAAAGAATTGGGGGTTGTAAACAAGAAGAAagttcaagaaaatgaaaagaaaaagaaggataATAGAAGTAAGGAAGTGAAGGATCTAATTGAAGGGCTTGATATTAAGAGGATGACAGTTTCTTTAGATGGTGGTGTTGGTGGTGGCAGAAGGAGATCCTTATGTGGTTCACAAGTGGAGTTAGCTGATTTTTTGGCTAATAATGGTGCTAAAATTGTATCTGTTGATATGCCACCCTTTATGCAGATCCATGCTGTTGATTGTGCAAGAAAGACTCATGATAGTCTTGAGAAGTTCACCTCTAAGACTCTTGCACTCACTCTGAAGAAG GAGTTTGATGGGATTTATGGCCCAGCATGGCACTGCATTGTAGGGACAAGTTTTGGGTCATTTGTAACACATTCAGTTGGAGGGTTCCTCTATTTCTCAATGGATCAAAAGTTGTACGTTCTCTTGTTTAAAACTACAGTACAAAGAGCAGACTGA